From a single Capsicum annuum cultivar UCD-10X-F1 chromosome 12, UCD10Xv1.1, whole genome shotgun sequence genomic region:
- the LOC107849940 gene encoding uncharacterized protein LOC107849940: protein MYECEALNLGKTNRDALLEKIHPLAEPKPTKEEEKKREKAAPPEEEDWKRIYSYEEKTVKAYLDPDRQGCINWEKKNRSWEIQKGSIPSFEEEEMMQKPLILVLGKEEEGREEAKRKKAAPPEGWEKEYSYEEMMLKARLDKQGYGEWEKKHRL, encoded by the coding sequence ATGTACGAATGTGAGGCTTTAAATTTAGGAAAAACGAATCGTGATGCTTTGTTGGAAAAGATACACCCTTTAGCTGAGCCAAAGCCAAcaaaggaggaggagaagaagagggaAAAAGCAGCACCACCTGAGGAAGAGGATTGGAAACGAATTTACTCATACGAGGAGAAGACGGTAAAAGCATATCTTGATCCTGACAGACAAGGATGTATAAATTGGGAAAAGAAAAATCGATCATGGGAAATACAGAAGGGTTCGATACCATCGTTCGAGGAGGAGGAGATGATGCAAAAACCCCTTATTCTTGTTTTGGGGAAGGAGGAGGAGGGAAGGGAGGAGGCGAAGAGAAAAAAAGCAGCACCACCTGAGGGCTGGGAAAAAGAGTACTCATACGAGGAGATGATGCTAAAAGCACGTCTTGACAAACAAGGATATGGAGAGTGGGAAAAAAAGCATCGATTATAG